AATTGAAGCACTTGTAGCGCTTGGTTTCTCGAGGGCCGAATCGATTGATGTTGCAAGGGCTGTCTACTCGGGCAAGATGAGCACCGAGCAGATTGTAAAGGAGGCATTAAAGAGGCTCTCAAAGAAGGGATAGCCATATGGCAATTGAAGGTGTGCTGAACCCGACTTTGGGATATAAACTCGATCCAGGTGAACCTGGTTTACCATATTCGGCTCCAGCAAGCCGAAGTATTATTCGTGTACTCTCTCAAGAAATAAGTAATTGGCTTGCCTTTAAAAGAGAAGCTGAGAGAAATGGCGGAGTGATTATCCAGGGCGGAATAACGCTCGATCTGAGAAAACGTGGTTCTTTCATTGCCGCAATAGCCGGTAAGACTACGGCTTGGATATATTATCCCTCGCAGGAAAAACAACAAGTTTCCCAGGATAGTTACAAAGATCAAATACAAAACCAAATTCAAAAACTTGAATTCAGACTGAATTCAACGACAAACGAAGAAGAGAGGCAAAAACTCGAACAACAACTTGCTTTGTTGAAGATGATGTTGAACATGCCAGCTCAATTGCTCAGAGATCTTTTGATGCCACTTGGGATGTTCTTAGACGCTCTCGTCTGATGTTACTATCTCTACGAACAACTCTACCAATTTTGGGTCGAACATCTTTCCACTTTGATCTTGAATCATTTTCAAAGCCTCGTCTTTTTTCTTAGGACCAATACCCCACTCAGAAGTCACAAAATGGGTGAGTTCATCGTAATAATCGCATATGGCTATTATCCTGGCAAAGAGTGGTATTTCCTCGCCTTTCAATCCATCAGGGTAACCTTTGCCATCCCACCTTTCGTGGTGTGATCTCACTATAGGCACAAGGTCCCACAAAAATTCGATCGTTGATAGATATATAGAACCCATAACCGTATGGTCCCTTGGCATGTCTTCAAGGAATCTTATTCTCGTTGGAGTGAACATCATCAATTGTTCGATACCTATTTTTCCAACATCATGCAACATACTCGCTTCAACCAAAAATGCCCGTTCTTTCTCAGAAAAGCCAAGTCCCTGTCCTATTTTATTTGCGAGTTTTGTAACCCGTTGTGAATGACTGAAGCCACCTTTATCTTCGACTTCCATGAGTACCACCATGGCTTGTAAAATCCCACTCACGACTCGCCGTGCCCATTTTGTACTGGTTAAACCTGATTTCGCACCATCTCTGTCGATATATGCCTTTGTAAAAGCCCAGACAGCCTGGTAATTTTCATTTACTTTTTCAAATCTGCTGATCAAGCTATTTTGGCTATAAAACTCCGCGACATTTTCTTTGAACACTATCTGAAATGGCTCGGATTGTTTAAAAGAATCTGTCAAGATAAGTTGAGGAGAATCGCTCTCCTCAACTTGTTCCATCTTTTTGAAAAATTCTACTATCTTATCATCGACTTTACCAACAATTTCGACTGTCAATTCTACTCCTCCATTAAGTTTTTCAACGAACGTGTCTTTATTTCCTTAAGAATTATATCAAGAACAGATTCCAAAGATTTTCCTGAAAATTCACTTCCCTTTCTAATTCTGACAGAAACGGTCCCTGCTGTTTGTTCTTTGTCACCAACGATAAACATATAAGGAATTTTCATAGATTGAGCGTCCCTTATTTTGTAGCCAAGTGTCTCGCGTCTGAGGTCAACTTCTGCCCTGATGCCGTTTTGGACTAAAACACTTTTAACACTCTGAGCATATGAATGATGTCTGTCAGCGATCGGTATTATCATCACTTGAACAGGTGCAAGCCAGGTTGGAAATGCACCAGCATAATGCTCAATCAATATACCCAAAAACCTCTCGAGACTTCCATAGATCGCTCTATGTATCATAACCGGCTGACAGTAATTTCCATCGATATCTGTATAAACGAGTTCAAATCTTTGAGGCATTAGAAAATCAAGTTGAATAGTTGCACACTGCCATGTACGACCTATCGAATCTCTGATATGAAAGTCTATTTTTGGACCATAAAACGCGCCTTCACCTTCTTTAACAACGTATTTCAGTCCGACAGAGTCCATGGCACATCTCAAAGCCTCGGTAGCTTTTTGCCAGGTCTGGACATCTCCCATGTGATTTTCCGGCATTGTACTCAATTCCGCTGAGTACTCAAAACCAAACGGCGAATAAATTCTGTGGACAAAATTTATCACACCGGCTATTTCTTGTTCAATTTGATCGGCTCGGCAGAATATATGGGCATCGTCCTGGGTAAAGCTCCTGACTCTGAACAGTCCGTGTAATACACCACTTCTTTCATATCTATGTACTCTACCAAATTCAAAAAATCTCAGTGGCAGGTCCTTATAAGAGACAGTTCTGTTTTTGTAGATGAGAATATGTCCCGGGCAATTCATTGGCTTGATCGCGAATTGTTGTTCTTCTTTACTTGTGAAATACATATTTTCTTTG
The DNA window shown above is from Thermotoga profunda AZM34c06 and carries:
- the thrS gene encoding threonine--tRNA ligase, with the translated sequence MSFKVKIKNDGEFVFNEPIRVYELSRDSSEKIIAGLFNDQLVDLRSTICEDGEFEFITIDHELAPQVYRHTMSHIMAQAVMNIYGKDNIRLGIGPTIENGFYYDFEILNGKIAEEDLPKIEEEMRKIIDQDIKIERIEMSKDEAISLMKQRGQIYKVELLQDLQEKTVTLFKQGDFVDLCRGPHLPSTGMVKHFKLLSISGAYWRGDEKRPMLQRIYGTAFANREQLEKYLNFLEEAKKRDHRKLGPALGIFFIDFDVAPGMPIFTPNGTTILRELMEFSRQLHREFGYEEVMTPLVMSEKLWRMSGHWDHYKENMYFTSKEEQQFAIKPMNCPGHILIYKNRTVSYKDLPLRFFEFGRVHRYERSGVLHGLFRVRSFTQDDAHIFCRADQIEQEIAGVINFVHRIYSPFGFEYSAELSTMPENHMGDVQTWQKATEALRCAMDSVGLKYVVKEGEGAFYGPKIDFHIRDSIGRTWQCATIQLDFLMPQRFELVYTDIDGNYCQPVMIHRAIYGSLERFLGILIEHYAGAFPTWLAPVQVMIIPIADRHHSYAQSVKSVLVQNGIRAEVDLRRETLGYKIRDAQSMKIPYMFIVGDKEQTAGTVSVRIRKGSEFSGKSLESVLDIILKEIKTRSLKNLMEE
- a CDS encoding HD-GYP domain-containing protein, which produces MTVEIVGKVDDKIVEFFKKMEQVEESDSPQLILTDSFKQSEPFQIVFKENVAEFYSQNSLISRFEKVNENYQAVWAFTKAYIDRDGAKSGLTSTKWARRVVSGILQAMVVLMEVEDKGGFSHSQRVTKLANKIGQGLGFSEKERAFLVEASMLHDVGKIGIEQLMMFTPTRIRFLEDMPRDHTVMGSIYLSTIEFLWDLVPIVRSHHERWDGKGYPDGLKGEEIPLFARIIAICDYYDELTHFVTSEWGIGPKKKDEALKMIQDQSGKMFDPKLVELFVEIVTSDESV